The following are encoded together in the Peromyscus leucopus breed LL Stock chromosome 1, UCI_PerLeu_2.1, whole genome shotgun sequence genome:
- the Znf444 gene encoding zinc finger protein 444, which translates to MEAPAPQPVKQESLSVEALTLDSPWHRFRHFHLGDAAGPREALGLLRALCRDWLQPEVHTKEQMLELLVLEQFLSALPADTQAWVCSRRPRSGEEAVALLEELWGPATSPDRSSAMRAPRDMTEGSGVGVGKEESGVIPLGTGASGTEVPATGSAGATRPYKQEPGSPPPAPPAPVLPAFLAAPGTVSCPECGKSPLKPAHLLRHRQSHSGEKPHACPECGKAFRRKEHLRRHRGTHPGSPGPALRPLPAREKPHACCECGKTFYWREHLVRHRKTHSGARPFACWECGKGFGRREHVLRHQRIHGRAAAAQGTAAPGPEGGGAFPPWALG; encoded by the exons ATGGAGGCCCCGGCACCCCAGCCGGTGAAGCAGGAGAGCCTGTCGGTGGAGGCCCTGACCCTCGACTCCCCGTGGCACCGCTTCCGCCACTTCCACCTGGGTGACGCGGCCGGGCCACGGGAGGCGCTGGGGCTGCTCCGTGCCCTGTGCCGCGACTGGCTCCAGCCAGAGGTGCACACGAAGGAGCAGATGCTGGAGctgctggtgctggagcagttcCTGAGCGCCCTCCCCGCGGACACCCAGGCCTGGGTGTGCAGCCGCCGGCCGCGGAGTGGAGAGGAGGCCGTGGCGCTGCTGGAGGAGCTCTGG GGCCCAGCAACCTCCCCAGATCGGTCCTCGGCAATGAGGGCACCTCGGGATATGACAGAAGGCTCAGGGGTCGgtgttggaaaggaagaaagtggCGTGATTCCCTTAG GAACCGGGGCCTCCGGGACAGAGGTGCCTGCAACGGGGAGCGCAGGGGCCACGCGCCCCTACAAGCAGGAGCCGGGCAGCCCCCCACCAGCCCCGCCGGCACCGGTCCTCCCCGCCTTCCTGGCGGCCCCAGGCACCGTGTCGTGCCCAGAGTGTGGCAAATCGCCCCTGAAGCCGGCTCACCTGTTGCGCCACCGCCAGAGCCACTCGGGCGAGAAACCGCACGCGTGCCCGGAGTGCGGCAAGGCGTTCCGGCGCAAGGAGCACCTGCGGCGCCACCGCGGCACCCACCCTGGCAGCCCCGGGCCCGCGCTGCGCCCCCTGCCCGCTCGCGAGAAGCCGCACGCCTGCTGCGAGTGCGGCAAGACCTTCTACTGGCGCGAGCACCTGGTGCGCCACCGCAAGACGCACTCTGGCGCCCGGCCCTTCGCCTGCTGGGAGTGTGGCAAGGGCTTCGGGCGGCGCGAGCACGTGCTCCGCCACCAACGCATCCATGGCCGGGCGGCCGCCGCCCAGGGGACTGCAGCACCAGGGCCGGAGGGTGGGGGTGCCTTCCCGCCCTGGGCCCTGGGGTAG